A DNA window from Brassica napus cultivar Da-Ae chromosome C1, Da-Ae, whole genome shotgun sequence contains the following coding sequences:
- the LOC106365919 gene encoding bifunctional aspartokinase/homoserine dehydrogenase 2, chloroplastic, translated as MATIQPSFAVSPASSNPIRFGCFAPQCFVRVSKPPCSRRRLVSTTSFQRKIGGGGGGLIRCELPDFHLSATATTVAGVSTENAVDRVQIPKGEMWSVHKFGGTCVGNSQRIRNVAEVIINDNSERKLVVVSAMSKVTDMMYDLIRKAQSRDDSYLSALEAVLEKHRLTARDLLDGDDLASFLSHLHDDISNLTAMLRAIYIAGHASESFSDFVAGHGELWSAQMLSYVVRKTGLECKWMDTRDVLIVNPTSSNQVDPDFGESEKRLDKWFSLNPSKIIIATGFIASTPQNIPTTLKRDGSDFSAAIIGAILRARQVTIWTDVDGVYSADPRKVNEAVILKTLSYQEAWEMSYFGANVLHPRTIIPVMRYNIPIVIRNIFNLSAPGTIICQPPEDDCDLKLTTPVKGFATIDNLALINVEGTGMAGVPGTASDIFGAVKDVGANVIMISQASSEHSICFAVPEKEVNAVSEALRSRFSEALKAGRLSQIEVIPNCSILAAVGQKMASTPGVSCTLFSALAKANINVRAISQGCSEYNVTVVIKREDSVKALRAVHSRFFLSRTTLAVGIIGPGLIGATLLDQLRDQAGVLKEEFNIDLRVLGITSSKTMLLSDIGIDLSRWRELLNEKGTEANLDKFTQQVHGNHFIPNTVLVDCTADSGIASNYYGWLRKGIHVITPNKKANSGPLDQYLKLRDLQRKSYTHYFYEATVGAGLPIISTLRGLLETGDKILRIEGICSGTLSYLFNNFVGDRSFSEVVAEAKKAGFTEPDPRDDLSGTDVARKVIILARESGLKLDLADLPIRSLVPEPLKGCASAEEFMEKLPQYDGDLAKERLEAENSGEVLRYVGVVDAVNQKGTVELRRYKKEHPFAQMAGSDNIIAFTTTRYKDHPLIVRGPGAGAQVTAGGIFSDMLRLASYLGAPS; from the exons ATGGCGACGATTCAGCCGTCATTTGCTGTTTCTCCGGCGAGTAGCAATCCGATTAGATTCGGGTGTTTCGCGCCGCAATGCTTCGTCCGCGTCTCGAAACCGCCTTGTTCCCGGCGGCGGCTCGTCTCCACTACGAGTTTCCAGCGGAAGAttggcggcggcggcggcggttTGATTCGATGCGAACTTCCGGATTTTCATCTATCGGCTACAGCGACTACTG TGGCAGGTGTATCGACGGAGAACGCAGTGGACCGAGTTCAGATTCCGAAAGGTGAAATGTGGAGTGTTCACAAGTTTGGCGGGACGTGTGTGGGAAACTCTCAGAGGATCAGGAACGTTGCAGAGGTTATAATCAACGATAACTCGGAGAGGAAGCTGGTGGTTGTTTCGGCGATGTCCAAGGTGACAGATATGATGTATGACTTAATCCGCAAGGCACAGTCACGTGATGACTCTTATTTATCTGCGTTGGAAGCTGTACTCGAAAAGCACCGGTTAACAGCACGTGACCTTCTCGATGGGGATGATCTCGCTAGCTTCTTGTCGCATTTGCATGATGATATTAGTAATCTTACAGCAATGCTTCGTGCGATATACATAG CGGGCCATGCGTCAGAGTCGTTTTCAGACTTTGTTGCAGGACATGGGGAGCTTTGGTCTGCTCAGATGCTATCATATGTTGTCAGAAAG ACTGGTCTTGAGTGCAAGTGGATGGATACTAGAGACGTGCTTATTGTTAATCCTACCAGCTCTAATCAGGTGGATCCTGATTTTGGTGAATCCGAAAAGAGGCTCGATAAGTGGTTTTCCTTGAATCCGTCGAAGATAATTATTGCGACTGGGTTCATTGCTAGCACTCCACAAAACATTCCAACAACTTTGAAAAGAGATGGGAGTGATTTCTCTGCGGCTATAATCGGTGCTATTTTGAGGGCTCGTCAAGTAACAATTTGGACTGATGTTGATGGTGTATACAGCGCAGATCCTCGTAAAG TTAATGAGGCAGTGATTCTGAAGACACTTTCTTATCAAGAGGCCTGGGAAATG TCCTATTTTGGAGCAAATGTTTTACATCCTCGCACCATCATTCCTGTGATGCGATATAATATTCCAATTGTGATAAGAAATATCTTCAATCTCTCTGCACCGGGAACAATTATCTGCCAACCTCCTGAAGATGATTGTGACCTTAAACTGACAACTCCTGTCAAAGGTTTTGCAACCATTGACAATTTGGCGCTCATAAATGTTGAAGG TACTGGAATGGCTGGTGTACCTGGTACCGCGAGTGACATTTTTGGAGCTGTAAAAGATGTTGGAGctaatgtgattatgatatcACAG GCTAGCAGTGAGCATTCCATATGCTTTGCTGTGCCTGAGAAGGAAGTAAACGCTGTTTCGGAGGCACTGCGATCGAGATTTAGTGAAGCTTTAAAAGCTGGACGTCTTTCtcag ATTGAAGTGATACCAAATTGTAGCATCTTAGCTGCAGTCGGCCAGAAAATGGCTAGCACACCTGGAGTTAGCTGTACACTTTTCAGTGCTCTGGCAAAG GCTAATATTAATGTCCGTGCTATATCTCAAGGTTGTTCGGAGTACAACGTTACTGTAGTTATCAAACGTGAGGATAGCGTAAAGGCATTGAGAGCCGTGCATTCGAGGTTTTTCTTGTCAAGAACGACATTAGCAGTGGGAATCATAGGACCAGGCTTGATTGGTGCGACATTACTTGATCAGCTGAGGGACCAG GCTGGTGTCCTGAAAGAAGAATTTAATATTGATCTACGAGTCTTGGGAATCACTAGTTCAAAAACTATGCTACTAAGTGATAT TGGAATTGATTTGTCACGGTGGAGAGAACTTCTAAACGAGAAGGGCACAGAGGCCAATCTGGACAAATTCACTCAACAAGTGCATGGAAATCACTTTATCCCCAACACTGTACTGGTTGATTGTACTGCAGACTCTGGCATTGCAAGCAATTACTATGGTTGGTTACGGAAGGGAATCCACGTCATTACCCCAAATAAAAAAGCAAACTCTGGTCCCCTTGATCAG TACTTGAAGTTGAGAGATCTTCAAAGGAAATCCTACACTCATTACTTCTACGAAGCTACTGTTGGAGCTGGTCTTCCAATTATCAGCACTTTACGTGGTCTCCTTGAGACAGGAGACAAGATACTACGCATAGAAGGCATTTGCAG TGGAACTTTGAGTTATCTATTCAACAACTTTGTTGGAGATCGAAGTTTCAGCGAGGTTGTGGCTGAAGCAAAGAAGGCAGGTTTCACTGAGCCTGATCCAAGAGATGATTTATCTGGAACTGATGTTGCAAGAAAG GTGATAATTCTCGCTCGAGAATCTGGATTGAAACTGGACCTCGCTGATCTTCCCATTAGAAGTCTCGTCCCAGAACCACTTAAA GGATGCGCTTCCGCTGAAGAATTCATGGAGAAACTCCCACAGTACGACGGAGACCTAGCAAAAGAAAGACTAGAAGCTGAGAACTCCGGGGAA GTCCTGAGATACGTTGGAGTGGTGGACGCAGTAAACCAAAAGGGAACAGTGGAGCTACGAAGATACAAGAAAGAGCATCCATTTGCACAGATGGCAGGTTCAGACAATATAATAGCATTCACAACGACAAGATACAAGGATCATCCATTGATTGTCCGAGGACCTGGTGCTGGTGCTCAAGTCACGGCTGGTGGTATATTCAGCGACATGTTAAGGCTCGCATCGTATCTAGGTGCACCGTCTTAA
- the LOC106362646 gene encoding uncharacterized protein LOC106362646, whose translation MGARSLSRLRSPIEAEAEALRWALLNMVRFNYRRVIFESDCKELIQAIQEESYRPSICTYTADILRKLDKIGDHRVVFKSRQGNEVADRVAKEASNFESNSSVLFSTMPSWIQTYVEADKPMV comes from the coding sequence ATGGGAGCGAGATCCTTGAGTCGCTTGAGATCACCTAttgaagctgaagctgaagcGCTAAGATGGGCTTTACTCAACATGGTACGCTTCAACTACAGAAGGGTCATCTTTGAATCCGACTGTAAGGAGTTGATTCAGGCCATTCAGGAGGAAAGCTATCGCCCAAGCATCTGCACCTACACTGCAGATATCCTTCGTAAGCTGGATAAAATAGGTGATCACAGAGTAGTCTTCAAGAGTAGACAAGGGAATGAAGTGGCAGATAGAGTAGCAAAAGAGGCTTCTAACTTTGAGAGTAACtcctctgttttgttttctaCTATGCCTTCTTGGATTCAAACTTATGTTGAGGCTGATAAACCTATGGTGTAA